CGCCCCGTCCGTCGCTGCAGTCACTGGCGAGACGCAGCGCATTCGCGTCGTCATTCTCGATATAATAGGACCAGGCGACCTTCTGACGCCATTCATTGCGCGCTTCCGGGCTCAGCCGGTCGGCGACGGCGTTGAGCAGGGCTTCGGCGCCTGCGGGATCGTCATTCTTGATCCGGTCGGGTATCGTTCGTGCAAGGCTCGCCGCGACGGGGTCGCTGCTCACGGCATCGGCGCCGAGACGGCGCGGCGCGCTGCCCGACCAGGCAAGTCTCGACTGAATCGGCATTGTCGGCACATCGGTTGCGCCGCGTTTCACAGCGAGACGGCCAAGTTGTGCGGCTTGCGGCAGGAAAGGCGAGCGCGACAGGATCGGCATGATGTCCGAAACTTCGGCGCGCGGGCTATTCGCGGCGGTCAGCAATTCGGCGCGGAGGAAGTCGTTCAGGGGGCCGTTGTCGGCCCCGTCGAGCAGCGATTTGGCTTCGGCCCAACGCTGCCCGCGGATCGCGGTGAGCACTTGGGTGTAAAGCTGTTTCTGCTTCGACGACAGTATATCAGGCACCGTTTGCGGCGCGGATATAAGGTCGCGGTTGCCGGCATCGGCGGCGAACGCCGGTATCGCGCCGATCGAAAGCGCCATTGCGGCGCATGAAATCAATGTTCTGGTCATATTCTGCATCCGTCAACGTCCCCGGTTGAACAGTTTCAGGCTATCCCATGCCGCCGCTTTCTGGGCAGGGCGGGCCAGCAGCATCGCGGGATGCGCCACAGCCACAGCCTCCAGATTGCCGCCATCTTGGTTAATATTCAGTAACCGTCCGCGCGCGTCGGGCAGCGCGGTCGCAGCCGCCATGCGCGCGATGTCGCTGCCGATGAGCAAGAGGCGGCCGGGTTTCGCCAGTCGGAGGTGATGCCACAGCAGGCGGACGAGTTCGGCGGCGTCTTCGCCGTCGCAGCGACCGCCCGCGGGCCGCGTCACCGCCAAGCTTGCCACATAGCAATCGCCGCGTGCCATGCCGATCGCCTGCAACATCGCGTCAAGCAGCTTGCCTGCGGCGCCGGAAAACAGCGTTCCGCTTTGCTGGTCGTCGATTTCTGGCCATGCAGTAAGCAGCATCAGCGGGGCCCCCGCCTCGCCGACGGGAAGGACGCGGCGTGCATCCCACTGGCTACCCGGCACCTCGTCGCTCTCGGCAAGCCAGTTCCTGAATTCGGCCCATTCATCCGGAAACACGACGGGGCCCTTGGGTTCGGCCGTTTCAGGCGCTTCCTGACGCTGGAGTGCCGCGGGAAGTGGAGGGGGTTCGGGTTCGGCATGAACAACGCGTTTCGGCTTGGCGGCCGCAGCGTCATTGGCCGGCGGCGTAACAAGCCAGCCCGCCGGTTGTTCGCCGACAAGCGCATCGACGCCGGCCATCGACCACCAGTCGCAAATGCTTTCCGCAAGCAACCCAGAGTTTCGCCCACCCATGAGATAATTCAAACAGGCAGTTGACGGACGCGTCAATTGGCGGGCATCGCAAATCGTGACAGAATGAGCGCAGGGCACGATGAATGTCCGCGCAGGGACGGCAGAAAGGTATTTGCGGTGAGCGAACGGGAATCGATGCCCTATGACGTGGTCATCGTCGGCGCAGGTCCGGCGGGACTTTCGGCGGCGATCCGCCTCAAACAACTGGCGAATGAGGCTGGCAGCGAACTGTCGGTCTGTATCCTGGAAAAGGGATCGGAAGTCGGTGCGCATATCCTGTCGGGTGCGGTGGTGGATCCC
This DNA window, taken from Sphingopyxis sp. YR583, encodes the following:
- a CDS encoding uracil-DNA glycosylase family protein, whose product is MAGVDALVGEQPAGWLVTPPANDAAAAKPKRVVHAEPEPPPLPAALQRQEAPETAEPKGPVVFPDEWAEFRNWLAESDEVPGSQWDARRVLPVGEAGAPLMLLTAWPEIDDQQSGTLFSGAAGKLLDAMLQAIGMARGDCYVASLAVTRPAGGRCDGEDAAELVRLLWHHLRLAKPGRLLLIGSDIARMAAATALPDARGRLLNINQDGGNLEAVAVAHPAMLLARPAQKAAAWDSLKLFNRGR